The Pseudomonas sp. Marseille-Q3773 DNA window ACGAAGCCCTGACCCCTTACCAGGCCCACCTTGGCGTCGCCGATGCCCAGGGTAATCGCCAGTTGACCGTGCGCGACCCGTTGGCCGATGTGATCTTGAGGCGTACGGTCAGCGAACGCCAGTTGCAGGAACATCGCCTGTTGATAGACCTGGTGGATGGCTTGCACCGTGACTTGCAAATCGCCGAGGGGCGTTTG harbors:
- a CDS encoding DUF3509 domain-containing protein: MERICRLLNEALTPYQAHLGVADAQGNRQLTVRDPLADVILRRTVSERQLQEHRLLIDLVDGLHRDLQIAEGRLQPCVIAALQQRQQPPGTFA